Genomic segment of Methermicoccus shengliensis DSM 18856:
CGAAGAGCTCAAGGACGAGAACATCAAGTACAGGGTGTTTGTAAGATAGATGGAGCACGTGCCAGCACTTCTTCGAAGATATGGACTCCTGAACCTCAACAAGGACCAGAGGTTTCTCATAAGTCCAAGGGCCCTCCATGCAATAGTGGATGCGGCCGAGCTCGAGCCTTCAGAGGTGGTGCTCGAGATAGGGGCTGGGGTGGGCAATCTCACGAGGTTGCTGTGTGAGCGTGCTCGAAAGGTATATGCGATGGAGAAGGACAGGCAGCTGATGGGCGTGCTCCAAAGCGAGCTTGGGGACATTGACAACCTCGAGCTGATATGTGCCGATGCCCTCGAGGCAGAGCTTCCAGCATGCGATGTGGTGGTATCCAACCTTCCATACTCCATAGCCACTCCCCTCACATTCAGGCTGCTCGAGCACGAGTTTGACCGAGCCATCCTCACGTATCAGCTCGAGCTGGCAAAGAGGCTCACTGCGAAGCCCTCCACGAAAAGCTATGGAAGACTCAGCGTGATGGTGCAG
This window contains:
- the rsmA gene encoding 16S rRNA (adenine(1518)-N(6)/adenine(1519)-N(6))-dimethyltransferase RsmA codes for the protein MEHVPALLRRYGLLNLNKDQRFLISPRALHAIVDAAELEPSEVVLEIGAGVGNLTRLLCERARKVYAMEKDRQLMGVLQSELGDIDNLELICADALEAELPACDVVVSNLPYSIATPLTFRLLEHEFDRAILTYQLELAKRLTAKPSTKSYGRLSVMVQHHCDVRMVARVPKGAFYPPPKVESATVRLVRRPSPYVVEDEALFFELVRAGFEHRRKKLRNALAISASFPLGAEYLRSLSAPELDMRAEELTGAQLASLANIVHRKLKNAGAIASASSR